The window TCGTGAGGAAGACAGCGAAACACCTTGGCTGACCAGCCAGACCCTTGAGTTTATGGCGCAAGCCAAAGAGCCATGGTGCGCTCACGTTAGCTTTATCAAACCCCACTGGCCCTACATTGTGCCTGCCCCATACCACGCAATGTACGGCCCTGATCAAATCCCGCAGGCCTGTCGCCATCCGGCAGAGCAGGAAGACCCCCATCCGGTCTTTGGCGCATATATGGAGAATAAAATCGCGCAAGCTTTCCAGCGCGATGAAGTGCGCGAAAAGGTCATCCCGGCCTATATGGGGCTGATAAAGCAGTGCGATGACCAATTGGGGCGCCTGCTGGACCATCTGGAGACGACAGACACTCTCAAAGATACGATGATTGTGCTGACCTCTGATCACGGCGATTATCTGGGCGATCACTGGCTGGGTGAAAAAGACCTGTTTCACGAGCAGTCAGTCAAAGTGCCGATGATTATTTATGACCCGCGTACCCCTGCCAATGCGACACGCGGCACCACCTGCGACGCGCTGGTAGAAAGCCTTGATCTGGCGGCGACGTTTGTCGATGCGGCGGGCGGGAAAGTGCCAGATCACATCATCGAAGGGCGTTCATTGCTGCCATGGCTGCGCGGAGAACAGCCTGAGTGGCGCGCGTTTGTGATCTCCGAATATGATTATTCAGCCACGCCGCAATGCGTGAAACTGGGGCTAGAACCGCGCGAGGCGCGATTATTCATGGTGTTTGACGGTCGCTACAAACTGATGCACGCCGAGGGTGGCTTCCGCCCGATGCTGTTTGACCTGACAGAAGACCCTGATGAATTTTTTGACCTTGCCAAAGGCGACAGCCACAAGGCGGAAATTGATCGCCTGTACGCGTTGCTTGCGCAGTGGGGCCGACGATTGTCACAGCGGGTGACCAGATCCGAAGATGACATCAAGGCGATGCGCGGCGCATCTGGGCGGAAAGGCATTCTGCCCTTTCTCTATGACGGCAGCGAAGTGCCCGAAGAACTGACGATCAAGTATGTCGGC is drawn from Sulfitobacter sp. S223 and contains these coding sequences:
- a CDS encoding sulfatase-like hydrolase/transferase, translated to MNILFIMYDQLRFDYLSCAGHPHLHTPNFDRVAAMGVRFTNAYVQSPICGASRMCFYTGRYASSHGAQWNGFPLRVGEQTLGDHLRKAGMDCWLLGKTHMKADVEGMERLGLSPDSTIGARQAECGFDAWVRDDGLWGQGPDGYYDEKRSPYNEYLKSKGYDGENPWADYANAGVSDAQIASGWMFRNADRPANIREEDSETPWLTSQTLEFMAQAKEPWCAHVSFIKPHWPYIVPAPYHAMYGPDQIPQACRHPAEQEDPHPVFGAYMENKIAQAFQRDEVREKVIPAYMGLIKQCDDQLGRLLDHLETTDTLKDTMIVLTSDHGDYLGDHWLGEKDLFHEQSVKVPMIIYDPRTPANATRGTTCDALVESLDLAATFVDAAGGKVPDHIIEGRSLLPWLRGEQPEWRAFVISEYDYSATPQCVKLGLEPREARLFMVFDGRYKLMHAEGGFRPMLFDLTEDPDEFFDLAKGDSHKAEIDRLYALLAQWGRRLSQRVTRSEDDIKAMRGASGRKGILPFLYDGSEVPEELTIKYVGPARQNHSPDTDS